The Streptomyces laurentii genome contains a region encoding:
- a CDS encoding NAD-glutamate dehydrogenase (Bacterial NAD-glutamate dehydrogenase; pfam05088;~NAD-glutamate dehydrogenase [Streptomyces cattleya NRRL 8057 = DSM46488];~identified by MetaGeneAnnotator; putative) — translation MQTKLDEAKAELLDRAARVAENSPVGGLLPTGPEKGRRPDHATLLDYLQRYYLHTAPEDLTYRDPVDVFGAALSHYRLAENRPQGTANVRVHTPTVEENGWTCSHSVVEVVTDDMPFLVDSVTNELSRQGRGIHVVIHPQVRVRRDVTGKLIEVLAKDPQEAKGAKNGKGAKGAKAEQAHDVLSESWIHVEIDRETDKADLKQITSDLLRILSDVRETVEDWEKMREAALRIAEGLPEEPTASDLRPTEVEEARELLRWLADDHFTFLGYREYALVDGDALSAVPGTGLGILRADPHHSGDDNHAHPISPSFSRLPADARAKAREHRLLILTKANSRSTVHRPSYLDYVGVKKFDADGNVVGERRFLGLFSSAAYTESVRRVPVIKRKVQEVLEGAGFAPSSHDGRDLLQILETYPRDELFQTPVDQLRTIATSVLYLQERRRLRLYLRQDEYGRYYSALVYLPRDRYTTRVRLRIIDILKEELTGTSVDFTAWNTESILSRLHFLIRVEPGTELAKLTEADVDRIEARLADATRSWADGFAEALNAECGEERAAELLRRYGNAFPEGYKADHSPRAAVADLVHLEDLVGSGKDFALSLYEPVTSGSGERRFKVYKTGDQISLSAVLPVLGRLGVEVTDERPYQLRCSDGSDDAWIYDFGLRMPAATANGGGLGDDARERFQEAFAATWTGAAENDGFNSLVLSAGLTWREAMVLRAYAKYLRQAGSTFSQDYMEDTLRNNVHTTRLLINLFEARMAPERQRAGTELIDGLLEELDGALDQVASLDEDRILRSFLTVIKATLRTNFFQKTPEGVPHAYVSMKFDPQAIPDLPAPRPAFEIWVYSPRVEGVHLRFGKVARGGLRWSDRREDFRTEILGLVKAQMVKNTVIVPVGAKGGFVAKQLPDPSVDRDAWLAEGVASYKMFISALLDITDNLVGGEVVPPADVVRHDEDDTYLVVAADKGTASFSDIANGVAESYGFWLGDAFASGGSAGYDHKGMGITARGAWESVKRHFRELGHDTQTEDFTVVGVGDMSGDVFGNGMLLSEHIRLVAAFDHRHIFIDPTPDAATSYAERRRLFELPRSSWADYNPALLSAGGGVHPRTAKSIPVNAHMRTALGIADGVTKMTPAELMQAVLHARVDLLWNGGIGTYVKSSAESNADVGDKANDAIRVDGRDVRARVVGEGGNLGATQLGRIEFARSGGPEGDGGKINTDAIDNSAGVDTSDHEVNIKILLNGLVTEGDMTVKQRNKILAQMTDEVGALVLRNNYAQNTNLANAVAEASSLLQAQQRFMRRLGRDGALDRALEFLPNDRQIRELLNGGRGLSQPELAVLLAYTKITVADELIGTSLPDDPYLRGLLHAYFPTLLREQFTEAVDSHPLRREIVTTVLVNDTVNSGGSSFLHRLREESGASIEEIVRAQTAARAIFRLNEVWDAVEALDNKVAADVQTKMRLHSRRLVERGTRWLLNNRPQPLQLGETIEFFAERVEQVWQKLPTLLRGADQVWYQSVLDQLTEAGVPEELAVRVAGFSSAFPTLDIVAIADRTGKDPLAVAEVYYDLADRLRITGLMDRIIELPRADRWQSMARASIRQDLFAAHAALTAEVLTAGEGEATPEERFAAWEAENTAILGRARTTLDEIQGSDAFDLANLSVAMRTMRTLLRTHS, via the coding sequence ATGCAGACCAAGCTGGACGAAGCCAAGGCCGAGCTGCTCGATCGGGCCGCCCGGGTAGCTGAGAACAGCCCGGTCGGGGGGCTACTTCCGACAGGGCCGGAGAAGGGCCGTCGTCCGGACCACGCGACGCTGCTCGACTACCTCCAGCGCTACTACCTGCACACCGCTCCCGAGGACCTCACCTACCGCGACCCCGTCGACGTGTTCGGCGCCGCGCTCTCGCACTACCGCCTGGCCGAGAACCGTCCCCAGGGCACCGCGAACGTGCGCGTGCACACCCCGACGGTCGAGGAGAACGGCTGGACCTGCAGCCACTCCGTCGTCGAGGTCGTCACCGACGACATGCCGTTCCTCGTCGACTCGGTGACCAACGAGCTGTCCCGCCAGGGCCGCGGCATCCACGTCGTGATCCACCCGCAGGTCCGCGTCCGCCGCGACGTGACCGGAAAGCTCATCGAGGTCCTGGCCAAGGACCCGCAGGAGGCCAAGGGCGCCAAGAACGGCAAGGGTGCCAAGGGCGCCAAGGCCGAGCAGGCGCACGATGTGCTCAGCGAGTCCTGGATCCACGTCGAGATCGACCGCGAGACCGACAAGGCCGACCTCAAGCAGATCACCAGCGACCTGCTGCGCATCCTGTCCGACGTCCGCGAGACGGTCGAGGACTGGGAGAAGATGCGCGAGGCCGCGCTGCGCATCGCCGAGGGCCTGCCCGAGGAGCCCACCGCCTCCGACCTGCGTCCCACCGAGGTGGAGGAGGCCCGCGAGCTGCTCCGCTGGCTCGCCGACGACCACTTCACCTTCCTCGGCTACCGCGAGTACGCGCTGGTCGACGGTGACGCCCTGTCCGCCGTCCCCGGCACCGGGCTCGGCATCCTGCGCGCCGACCCGCACCACAGCGGCGACGACAACCACGCGCACCCCATCTCGCCGTCCTTCAGCCGGCTGCCCGCCGACGCCCGCGCCAAGGCGCGCGAGCACCGCCTGCTGATCCTGACGAAGGCCAACAGCCGCTCGACCGTGCACCGCCCCTCGTACCTCGACTACGTGGGCGTGAAGAAGTTCGACGCCGACGGCAACGTCGTCGGCGAGCGCCGCTTCCTCGGCCTGTTCTCGTCGGCCGCGTACACCGAGTCCGTGCGCCGGGTGCCGGTCATCAAGCGCAAGGTCCAGGAGGTCCTCGAGGGCGCCGGCTTCGCGCCGAGCAGCCACGACGGCCGCGACCTGCTCCAGATCCTGGAGACGTACCCGCGCGACGAGCTGTTCCAGACCCCGGTCGACCAGCTCCGCACCATCGCCACCAGCGTCCTGTACCTCCAGGAGCGCCGCCGGCTGCGCCTCTACCTGCGCCAGGACGAGTACGGCCGCTACTACTCGGCCCTCGTCTACCTGCCGCGCGACCGCTACACCACGCGCGTCCGGCTGCGGATCATCGACATCCTCAAGGAGGAGCTGACCGGCACCAGCGTCGACTTCACGGCCTGGAACACCGAGTCGATCCTCTCCCGTCTGCACTTCCTCATCCGCGTCGAGCCGGGCACCGAGCTGGCCAAGCTCACCGAGGCCGACGTCGACCGCATCGAGGCCCGGCTCGCCGACGCCACCCGCTCCTGGGCCGACGGCTTCGCCGAGGCGCTCAACGCCGAGTGCGGCGAGGAGCGCGCCGCCGAGCTGCTGCGCCGCTACGGCAACGCCTTCCCCGAGGGCTACAAGGCCGACCACTCGCCGCGCGCCGCCGTCGCCGACCTGGTCCACCTCGAGGACCTGGTGGGCAGCGGCAAGGACTTCGCGCTCTCCCTCTACGAGCCGGTCACCTCCGGCAGCGGCGAGCGCCGGTTCAAGGTCTACAAGACCGGCGACCAGATCTCGCTGTCCGCCGTCCTGCCGGTCCTCGGCCGGCTCGGCGTCGAGGTCACCGACGAGCGTCCGTACCAGCTGCGCTGCTCCGACGGCTCGGACGACGCCTGGATCTACGACTTCGGTCTGCGGATGCCCGCGGCGACCGCCAACGGCGGCGGCCTCGGCGACGACGCGCGCGAGCGCTTCCAGGAGGCCTTCGCCGCCACCTGGACCGGCGCCGCCGAGAACGACGGCTTCAACTCGCTCGTCCTGTCCGCCGGGCTCACCTGGCGCGAGGCGATGGTGCTGCGCGCGTACGCGAAGTACCTGCGGCAGGCCGGTTCGACGTTCAGCCAGGACTACATGGAGGACACCCTCCGCAACAACGTCCACACCACGCGGCTGCTGATCAACCTCTTCGAGGCCCGCATGGCGCCGGAGCGCCAGCGCGCCGGCACCGAGCTGATCGACGGCCTCCTGGAGGAGCTGGACGGCGCCCTGGACCAGGTCGCGTCCCTCGACGAGGACCGCATCCTGCGGTCCTTCCTCACCGTCATCAAGGCCACGCTGCGGACCAACTTCTTCCAGAAGACCCCGGAGGGCGTCCCGCACGCCTACGTGTCGATGAAGTTCGACCCGCAGGCCATCCCGGACCTGCCGGCCCCGCGCCCGGCCTTCGAGATCTGGGTGTACTCGCCGCGCGTCGAGGGCGTCCACCTGCGCTTCGGCAAGGTCGCCCGAGGCGGTCTGCGCTGGTCCGACCGCCGTGAGGACTTCCGTACGGAGATCCTCGGCCTGGTCAAGGCGCAGATGGTGAAGAACACCGTCATCGTGCCGGTCGGCGCCAAGGGCGGCTTCGTCGCCAAGCAGCTCCCGGACCCGTCCGTGGACCGCGACGCGTGGCTGGCCGAGGGCGTCGCCTCGTACAAGATGTTCATCTCCGCGCTCCTCGACATCACCGACAACCTGGTCGGCGGCGAGGTCGTGCCCCCGGCGGACGTGGTCCGCCACGACGAGGACGACACCTACCTGGTCGTCGCCGCCGACAAGGGCACCGCGAGCTTCTCCGACATCGCCAACGGCGTCGCCGAGTCGTACGGCTTCTGGCTGGGCGACGCGTTCGCCTCCGGCGGCTCGGCCGGCTACGACCACAAGGGCATGGGCATCACCGCCCGCGGTGCCTGGGAGTCGGTCAAGCGCCACTTCCGCGAGCTGGGCCACGACACCCAGACCGAGGACTTCACGGTCGTCGGCGTCGGCGACATGTCCGGTGACGTCTTCGGCAACGGCATGCTGCTCTCCGAGCACATCCGTCTGGTGGCCGCCTTCGACCACCGCCACATCTTCATCGACCCGACCCCGGACGCGGCCACCTCGTACGCCGAGCGCCGCCGCCTCTTCGAGCTGCCCCGCTCGTCCTGGGCCGACTACAACCCGGCGCTGCTGTCCGCGGGCGGCGGCGTCCACCCCCGTACCGCCAAGTCGATCCCGGTCAACGCGCACATGCGGACCGCGCTCGGCATCGCCGACGGCGTCACCAAGATGACCCCGGCCGAGCTGATGCAGGCCGTCCTCCACGCGCGCGTCGACCTGCTGTGGAACGGCGGCATCGGTACGTACGTGAAGTCCTCGGCCGAGTCGAACGCCGACGTCGGCGACAAGGCCAACGACGCCATCCGCGTCGACGGCCGGGACGTGCGCGCCCGCGTCGTCGGCGAGGGCGGCAACCTCGGCGCGACCCAGCTGGGCCGCATCGAGTTCGCCCGGTCCGGCGGGCCCGAGGGCGACGGCGGCAAGATCAACACCGACGCCATCGACAACAGCGCCGGTGTGGACACCTCCGACCACGAGGTCAACATCAAGATCCTGCTCAACGGCCTGGTCACCGAAGGTGACATGACCGTGAAGCAGCGCAACAAGATCCTCGCGCAGATGACCGACGAGGTCGGCGCCCTGGTGCTGCGCAACAACTACGCGCAGAACACCAACCTGGCCAACGCCGTGGCCGAGGCGTCCTCCCTGCTCCAGGCCCAGCAGCGGTTCATGCGCCGGCTCGGCCGGGACGGCGCGCTCGACCGCGCGCTGGAGTTCCTGCCCAACGACCGGCAGATCCGCGAGCTGCTCAACGGCGGCCGCGGCCTGAGCCAGCCGGAGCTGGCCGTCCTGCTCGCGTACACCAAGATCACGGTGGCCGACGAGCTGATCGGCACGAGCCTGCCGGACGACCCCTACCTGCGCGGGCTGCTGCACGCGTACTTCCCGACGCTGCTGCGCGAGCAGTTCACCGAGGCCGTCGACAGCCACCCGCTGCGCCGGGAGATCGTCACCACGGTGCTGGTCAACGACACCGTCAACTCCGGTGGCTCGTCCTTCCTGCACCGGCTGCGCGAGGAGTCCGGCGCCTCGATCGAGGAGATCGTGCGCGCGCAGACCGCGGCCCGCGCGATCTTCCGCCTGAACGAGGTCTGGGACGCCGTCGAGGCGCTCGACAACAAGGTGGCCGCCGACGTCCAGACCAAGATGCGGCTGCACTCGCGTCGGCTCGTCGAGCGCGGCACCCGCTGGCTGCTCAACAACCGGCCGCAGCCGCTGCAGCTCGGCGAGACCATCGAGTTCTTCGCGGAGCGGGTCGAGCAGGTCTGGCAGAAGCTGCCGACGCTGCTGCGCGGCGCCGACCAAGTCTGGTACCAGTCGGTCCTGGACCAGCTGACCGAGGCCGGCGTGCCGGAGGAGCTCGCGGTCCGCGTGGCCGGCTTCTCCTCCGCCTTCCCGACGCTCGACATCGTCGCGATCGCGGACCGCACCGGCAAGGACCCGCTGGCGGTCGCCGAGGTCTACTACGACCTGGCCGACCGGCTGAGGATCACCGGCCTGATGGACCGGATCATCGAGCTGCCGCGCGCCGACCGGTGGCAGTCGATGGCCCGTGCCTCGATCCGCCAGGACCTGTTCGCCGCGCACGCCGCGCTCACGGCGGAGGTCCTGACGGCCGGCGAGGGCGAGGCCACGCCGGAGGAGCGGTTCGCCGCCTGGGAGGCCGAGAACACGGCGATCCTGGGCCGGGCGCGCACGACCCTGGACGAGATCCAGGGCTCGGACGCCTTCGACCTGGCGAACCTGTCCGTCGCGATGCGGACGATGCGCACGCTGCTGCGTACGCACAGCTGA
- a CDS encoding thiJ/pfpI family protein (ThiJ or PfpI family protein [Streptomyces venezuelae ATCC10712];~Type 1 glutamine amidotransferase (GATase1)-like domain foundin a subgroup of proteins similarto PfpI from Pyrococcus furiosus; cd03169;~conserved cys residue [active];~identified by MetaGeneAnnotator; putative;~intracellular protease, PfpI family; TIGR01382): MTGDAAESLEVMYPYQRLLEEGYEVDIAAPARKQLRFVVHDFEPGYDTYTEKPGYTWPADLAFSEVDPGEYTAVVIPGGRAPEYLRNDPELRKILKSFFDADKPVAQICHGPLLTAVTGSLEGRRVTSYPALEPDMQAAGASFQDTAAVVDGRLVSSRAWPDHPTWMREFLKVLRATAAEA; encoded by the coding sequence GTGACGGGGGACGCGGCGGAATCGCTGGAGGTGATGTACCCGTACCAGCGACTGCTCGAGGAAGGGTACGAAGTCGACATCGCGGCCCCGGCGCGCAAGCAGCTGCGGTTCGTCGTGCACGATTTCGAGCCGGGTTACGACACGTACACCGAGAAGCCCGGCTACACCTGGCCCGCCGATCTGGCCTTCTCGGAGGTCGACCCGGGCGAGTACACGGCCGTGGTGATCCCGGGCGGCCGGGCCCCGGAGTATCTGCGCAACGACCCCGAGCTGCGCAAGATCCTCAAGTCGTTCTTCGACGCGGACAAGCCGGTCGCGCAGATCTGCCACGGACCGCTCCTGACGGCGGTCACGGGCAGCCTGGAGGGGCGGCGCGTCACCTCGTACCCGGCCCTGGAGCCGGACATGCAGGCGGCGGGCGCGAGCTTCCAGGACACGGCGGCGGTGGTGGACGGCCGGCTGGTGTCCTCCCGGGCGTGGCCGGACCACCCGACGTGGATGCGGGAGTTCCTGAAGGTCCTGCGCGCGACGGCGGCGGAGGCGTAG
- a CDS encoding phosphatase (Predicted phosphatases [General function prediction only]; COG0546;~identified by MetaGeneAnnotator; putative;~phosphatase [Streptomyces cattleya NRRL 8057 = DSM46488]): MGKHTKHLVWDWNGTLLDDIGAVIGATNASFAEIGFEQITLEQYRELYTVPVPKFYERLMGRLPTEDEWNMMDGAFHRHYWERAEACGLTEGAADLLAARQESGFTQSLLSLAPHEELIPIVRRHGIAERFVRMDGRTGGPSGKSGHMVRHLQALGDVSADRVVVIGDAADDAVAAAHVGAKAVLYTGGSHSRASLEKVGVPVVDSLAEAVAIADELV, translated from the coding sequence ATGGGGAAGCACACGAAGCATCTGGTCTGGGACTGGAACGGCACACTGCTCGACGACATCGGCGCCGTCATCGGGGCGACCAACGCGTCCTTCGCGGAAATCGGGTTCGAACAGATCACTCTGGAGCAGTACCGGGAGCTGTACACGGTCCCGGTGCCGAAGTTCTACGAGCGGCTGATGGGGCGACTGCCCACCGAGGACGAGTGGAACATGATGGACGGCGCGTTCCACCGCCACTACTGGGAACGCGCCGAGGCCTGCGGGCTCACCGAGGGCGCGGCGGACCTGCTCGCCGCCCGGCAGGAGTCCGGGTTCACCCAGTCGCTGCTCTCCCTCGCGCCGCACGAGGAGCTGATACCGATCGTGCGCCGGCACGGGATCGCGGAGCGCTTCGTACGGATGGACGGCCGTACCGGCGGCCCCTCGGGGAAGTCGGGGCACATGGTGCGCCACCTGCAGGCCCTGGGCGACGTGTCCGCGGACCGGGTCGTCGTGATCGGCGACGCGGCGGACGACGCCGTGGCGGCCGCGCACGTCGGCGCGAAGGCGGTCCTGTACACCGGCGGATCGCACAGCAGGGCGTCCCTGGAGAAGGTCGGCGTCCCGGTCGTGGACTCGCTCGCCGAGGCCGTGGCCATCGCCGACGAGCTGGTCTGA
- a CDS encoding hypothetical protein (identified by MetaGeneAnnotator; putative;~predicted protein [Streptomyces pristinaespiralis ATCC25486]) yields MRVYVPLTLPGLAQAHKAGELGPGPLTAYAVTPALREWYVSDDIEELEYAALNRAAAASLRLLAGDPAAARRRVVVAVDVADKDAVVDPDRGLDAGALGEVRIASAVPLAKAAAVHADADDAEADVAAAAGALGAADQGDDDAQFTVDGAEDHELLWFGVQEIPALLG; encoded by the coding sequence ATGCGCGTGTACGTCCCTCTGACCCTCCCCGGTCTCGCACAGGCGCACAAGGCGGGCGAGCTCGGCCCCGGGCCGCTCACCGCCTACGCCGTCACCCCCGCCCTGCGGGAGTGGTACGTGAGCGACGACATCGAGGAGCTCGAGTACGCGGCCCTCAACCGGGCCGCCGCCGCCTCGCTGCGGCTGCTCGCGGGCGACCCGGCGGCCGCCCGGCGGCGCGTGGTCGTCGCGGTCGACGTGGCCGACAAGGACGCCGTCGTCGACCCGGACCGCGGGCTGGACGCGGGCGCGCTCGGCGAGGTCCGGATCGCCTCCGCCGTACCGCTGGCCAAGGCCGCCGCCGTGCACGCCGACGCCGACGACGCCGAGGCGGACGTCGCGGCCGCGGCCGGCGCGCTCGGTGCCGCCGACCAGGGCGACGACGACGCGCAGTTCACCGTCGACGGGGCCGAGGACCACGAGCTGCTCTGGTTCGGCGTCCAGGAGATCCCCGCGCTCCTCGGCTGA
- a CDS encoding signal peptide protein (identified by MetaGeneAnnotator; putative;~sequence version:1), which yields MSTHTRRTRGPSGPAGPTGPAGRAGTGPRGRAGTAPRRTAPPHILFAERLLAVLSGDRPVHSMLGYAAGEAYDELVRLAPEPPFRSTDWRPALHRCHCRRPAAGSDALEVFATVATGDRFRALAFRLDRGADLRWRCSALAMDGLSGTR from the coding sequence ATGAGCACACACACCCGGCGCACCCGCGGCCCTTCCGGTCCCGCCGGCCCCACCGGACCCGCGGGCCGCGCCGGGACCGGACCGCGCGGCCGGGCGGGAACGGCGCCCCGGCGGACCGCGCCGCCGCACATCCTGTTCGCCGAGCGCCTGCTGGCCGTCCTGAGCGGCGACCGCCCGGTGCACAGCATGCTGGGCTACGCGGCCGGCGAGGCGTACGACGAACTCGTCCGGCTGGCCCCGGAGCCCCCGTTCCGCTCCACCGACTGGCGCCCCGCGCTCCACCGCTGTCACTGCCGCCGGCCCGCCGCCGGCTCCGACGCCCTCGAGGTCTTCGCCACCGTCGCCACCGGCGACCGCTTCCGCGCGCTCGCCTTCCGCCTCGACCGCGGCGCCGACCTCCGCTGGCGCTGCTCCGCGTTGGCGATGGACGGCCTGTCGGGGACGCGCTGA